A single Lynx canadensis isolate LIC74 chromosome D2, mLynCan4.pri.v2, whole genome shotgun sequence DNA region contains:
- the LOC115526949 gene encoding liprin-alpha-1-like gives MAQKEDMQDRITTLEKRCLRAQHEATSLHDLQDKLEKEIAKKDSLHRQTADQNRQFQECLEVAERKLQQTPRKAKSLPEVEAEPAQRVATLCKAEQRRGNIVERLRQMEAQLEEKNQELQRVRQREKLKEESNQHLSNTIDKLLSESDERLQRHLKERMAAAEDKDRLLQKMEALSAILKRARFRGSSLHHGYDTSRFTDLFEMRLGAASLCHQCDPNQLMVPK, from the exons ATGGCCCAGAAGGAAGACATGCAAGACAGGATCACTACCCTTGAGAAGCGCTGCCTCAGGGCACAGCACGAAGCCACCTCTCTGCACGACCTCCAGGATAAACTTGAAAAGGAGATCGCAAAGAAGGACTCTCTGCATCGACAG ACTGCGGATCAAAACCGCCAGTTTCAAGAGTGCCTGGAGGTGGCGGAGCGGAAGCTGCAGCAGACCCCGAGGAAGGCCAAGTCGCTGCCCGAGGTGGAAGCCGAGCCGGCCCAGAGGGTGGCCACCCTCTGCAAG GCCGAGCAGAGGCGTGGCAACATCGTGGAAAGGCTGCGCCAGATGGAGGCCCAGCTGGAGGAAAAGAACCAAGAACTGCAGCGG gtaaggcagagagaaaaactgaaggaagagaGTAATCAACATCTGTCCAACACTATTGACAAGCTCCTTTCCGAATCTGACGAGCGTCTTCAGCGTCATCTGAAAGAGAGAATGGCTGCTGCGGAAGATAAG GATCGGCTTCTACAAAAAATGGAAGCACTGAGTGCCATATTAAAGCGGGCAAGATTCAGAGGCTCTTCGCTTCACCATGGGTATGACACTTCCCGGTTCACAGATCTGTTTGAGATGCGGCTGGGGGCGGCTTCCCTCTGTCACCAGTGTGACCCGAACCAGCTCATGGTTCCAAAGTAG